The Oncorhynchus mykiss isolate Arlee chromosome 5, USDA_OmykA_1.1, whole genome shotgun sequence DNA window gagacagactagGGTCATGCAGTtatggggggcggggggggggggggggggggggtcagtggcCCTGAGGTGAGAGGTCAGGGGTACATGGCTGTGACCCTGTGCTTGGTATACGTGCCAGGTCTACGTCGTACCACAATAGCAAGAGCAGCGCTTGCAACAGAAGAACAGAAGAGAGTAGCAACGTATTGACCCATAGTAGAACCACAGCATGTCCCAAAAAAAACCTTACTAACGAGACCATTGGAAAATCAATTCATTGGTTTAAATCCCATTTCAATCAATGTAATTAAATCAATTCATTGTCAACCAAAATGGGACGACAGTCAGAGGAAAGATCAAAGCGATAACAGAAAAAAGACATATAAAAACATTCAGGGAAAAGAGTTAGTACCAGTAGCTCTCTTTCCTAACTACAGCAGGTAGTGACCGACAAAGAAAGCAGGGGAAATAGTTCACAACATCTGTTAGGTAGTGGTCTGTGTGTTTATTTAGCTGCTACAATTAGATTTCAGAGTTAGTCAAACTGAGGAATATTGAACCTAAGCCCAAAAAGCTGAAGCACAGTTGCTGGTGtggtacacgtgtgtgtgtgtgtgtggtcacagcCATCGTCagggctagtgtgtgtgtgtgtgtgtgtgtgtacctggggctCTGTGGTGGCAGGGCCTAGATGAGGAGGAGGGACACTGGGGAGAGCTGTGGGAGTTTGGTTACTCCAGGAGGTAACTGTAGAGGCAGACCTCACCTggagaacacacatacacacagtccgcatggtacacacacacacaccaatgatgAACACACAATGGAGGAGCCCCGACAAAAACAACCCCAGCTcaacactagaggtcgaccgattaatcggaatggccgattaattttCAGAATCgctaatcggcatttttggacaccgattgtggCTGAttaaaaaaattttaaaaaagtttatttacctttatttaactaggcaagtcagttaagaacacattcttattttcaataaaggcctaggaaaggtgggttaactgccttgttcaggggcagaacgacagatttgctcagggattcgatcttacaaccttctggttaccacctgccttacattgcactccacgaggagtgcgtggcaggctgaccacctgttacacgagtgcagcaaggagccaaggtaagttgctagctagcattaaacttcttacaaaaaacaatcttaacataatcactagttaactacacatggttgatgatattaccagtttatctagcttgtcctgcatttgcatataatcgatgcggtgcctgttaatttatcattgaatcatagcctacttcgccaaacaggtgatCATTTAACAAGCGTGTTCgcaaaaaaaagcactgtcgttgcaccaatgtgtacctaaccataaacatgaatgcctttctttaaaatcaatacaagtatatatttttaaacctgcatatttagttaatattgcctgctaacattactttcttataactagggaaattgtgtcacttctcttgcgttcagtgcaagcagagtcagggtatatgcagcagtttgggctgcctggctcgttcagaactgtgtgaagactatttcttcctaacaaagacagtaattaatttgccagaattgtacataattatgacataacactgaaggttgtacaatgtaacagcaatacttagacttatggatgccacccgttagataaaatacggaacggttcagtatttcactgaaagaataaacattttgttttcgaaattatagtttccagaTATGACCATAATGACCTAAgcctcatatttctgtgtgttatgttataattaagtctatgatttgatatagcagtctgactgaacggtggtaggcagcagcaggctcgtaagcattcattcaaacagcaccttcctgcgtttgccagcagctcttcgctgtgcttcaagcattgagctgtttatgacttcaagcctatcaactcccgagattaggcagGTGTAACCAATgagaaatggctagctagttagcggggtgcgcgctaatagcggttcaatcggtgatgtccctcgctttgagaccttgaagtagttgttccccttgctctgcaagggccgcggcttttgtggagcgatgggtaacgatgcttcgaggggtggctattgtcgatgtgttcctggttcgagcccaggtaggggcgtggagagggacggaagctataatgttacactggcaatactaaagtgcctataagaacatccaatagtcaaaggttcatgttaaaaggaaccaccagctttcatatgttctcatgttctgagcacttttactttcttctccaacactttgtttgtgCATTATTTAagccaaattgaacatgtttcattatttgaggtTAAATTGATTTATGgatttattatattaagttaaaataagtgttcatttagtattattgtaattgtcattattacaaataaatataaacaaacaaaaaaattggccgattaatcggtatcggccttttttTGGCCcttcaataatcggtatcggcgttaaaatcataatcggtcgacctctactcaacACCAGAGTCAGCGGCCATCGGCCACACAACATGTGGGAACAAGACCAAAAGGGCACCCAGACAGCATCAGAATCAAGAGAGGATCATCAACCACTTAGGGGCTAATGAGGAGGCTGTGTGAGTGACTGTCACTTACCGGCTGGTAATACTGTTGCGGTGCGGTGGCAGCGGCAGGCACAGGGGCCAGAGCGGGCTGCTGGGTCACCATAGAAGGCTGGGCAGGGGTGAAGAGCTGCCTGGGCTGGGCAGCTGTGGGCTGAGGGGATGGGAGTTGGGCTACTGGGGCTGCAGCTGGAGCCTGTTGACCCAGAGCTCTGCTGAGACGGTCACGCAGCTGCTGCACCGCAACCTGGAGGTGGAGAAAATACCGCCGAATTAGAAGCAGTAGAATGGACATTACGTTCCGGCTCTGAACGAGTAACCCGAGGCAGATTGTGGGACAAATGTATTGTGTATATCATTCACCTGCTCTGTGTTCTGGGGCAGGTATGCAATGGCGTTGGTGAGGCTGCCCTGGGAGGCCAGCAGGCTGGCATACTGACTCATCTTCTCCCCCAGTAGAAGCCCCACAGCACAGGGATCAGACTCCTGGTTCTGCTCTACCGCCTTGCGGAGCACCACCACCTTCTCGACCAGATCCTGCCGCAATACAAACATTACATAGAGttagacccacacacacacaaaccagacgtacactccacacacacacccgcgtacctgcagagagagagggcagtgtCTGTCCTGTGCTCTGGTCCAGCAGGTCACCAGTTTCTCCACGTTGCCAGCGCAGATGTAACACAGACAAGCCTGAGCCTGCAGCGTGCAGTCCTCCACAGCCTCCAGTCTGCAGCCCAGCAGGTCTACAGAGACAGCAGCACAGTTGGGTTCAAAATTCACAACTGGTTCACACGGCAGCAATGGAAAGAAACTTTGAAAGGGAAGGCCAGTGAGGGAGAGCGTGAAAGGCCCCGCATGGTCAATCCGTCGTCTGCATTGATCATGCAGCATTTATAGTGatacggcctctgcagaagtcagggcattcatacttcttgcgcgTCGCTGAGGAGCAAAATTGTGAAGGAAGTGAgcttgtgtttatacaggacctgcCGCCCCCAACCAATCATGTACAGCGCAAAGCTATacggagccctccgcattgttacaaaTGTACAAAATCTGGGAGGCGCACGGCGATGCAGGagcaagcataaattggctttaagggagagtgtgtgaaagagggagagagaaagtgtccGTTCCTACCACACAGAGAGGAGAACTCCTCGGGCTGAGCATAGGTCATGACTGCAGCCAGAGCTTCCTTCCAGTTCTGCAGCTCACAGGTCTGCAGCACGTCACGCCAGTCCCTCATCACCACCGCACTGATCAGctgttaataaaaaaataaatctaaatCGTCAATAGCGTAGACCTCCCTCTGATCAGCTGCGAGACCAAATAATGGCCATAATCAATATTGTTCACGTCCCTCTGCCAGTTCCTCAACCCCACCAATCAGCTGCAGGAGACACTGAAAGTAAATCAGTAGCAGAACAGTAGCAAATACCACAGATCAACTACCTGATCACATGACCATGACACTGACTGACATCATGGTCACGGTGCTCGTCACCTTGGTGATCTTGCAGTGACCAGTGCTGGGTTACCTTGGTGATCTTGCTGTGAGTCTTGGTGAAGTACTTCCTCTGTGTTTTCTCCAGAAGCTCCGCCCCTCCGGCGATGGCCAGGATGATGCTGTCAGCCATGCGGTTGTCATGGAGACAGAGTTCCACTGCGCCCTGGAAGTCACCCGTCAGCAGGGCCTGGGTGATCAGGCCATCCACACCTGACGGGACAAAACCAACAACGGTTTGCTTTTTAAAACTTTGACAAAAAAACAGCAGCATGCAGTCAACCTAAAAATAAGAGATTCAGATTGATATTAACGGATCGTTACCTTGACTGACGCGGAGTTTAATGCCCTCTGGGACTGGAGCCTCCCCTGGCAGGCTGGCCTCTGCTGGTGGAGCCGCCTCCTGACAGACCAGAGGGGGAGTTGATCAAATGTTATTTGACCGAGAGCAGTACCGTCCCTGGAGTGTCAGTACAACTCCAACTACTGCGTAAATCTGTTGATGTCAACGGGAGATTTCCTCGGAAGCATAACAAGTGTTATTCCGTACCGCCATACCATCTACTCAGAGCTTTACATATAACCATAAAACAGCAAAGGGAAACTAAATGAACAGGTGTGAGTCTACCCCAGAGAGAAAGTTAAAGTTGAAGgaaaataggggggggggggtaaaagaaATTGGGCGAGTTACTTATAGTTAGAGATGAGACACTATGTGAAAGCAATGTCACAACATAACCGGAGCAACATAATGACATAGCAGCACCAATATAATAGGTTTACAGTTTTAGCGATGAACAACGATAACGACAAAGCAATAATAGTACGATGCGCCACTCTCTCTCTGGGATGGACTGACGGGATGAGAAGAAGGTACCTCCTCCAGAGGAATCTCTTCATTTACTGGCATCTCTTCCTGGGCGATGGGCTCAGCTCCAAGGCCTTCTGTTAGGTCTACTTCTGCTGCCAATGGTTCCAGACGTCCTGTCACTTCCACTTCTGCTGCTGGCTGGAGGTTTGCAGCAGCGATGAGGTCAAATGGATCTTCCGCTTCTGGTTCCAGAGCAGGTGTGAGTTCCACTTCTGCTGCTGGCTGGAGGTTTGTAGCAGCGATGAGGTCAAATGGATCTTCCGCTTCTGGAGCAGGTGAGAGTTCCACTTCCGCTGCTGGCTGGAGGTTTGCAGCAGCGATGAGGTCAAATGGATCTTCCGCTTCTGGAGCAGGTGAGAGTTCCACTTCCGCTGCTGGCTGGAGGTTTGTAGCAGCGATGAGGTCAAATGGATCTTCCGCTTCTGGAGCAGGTGTGAGTTCCACTTCTGCTGCTGGCTGGAGGTTTGCAGCAGCGATGAGGTCAAATGGATCTTCAGGCGGGAGTCCAGGGTCTGCTAGAGGCTGCAAGGTGGATACAGGAGGAGCCAGGTCCAGCTGGACTGCCGACTGCAGACTGGGCATTGTTGATGTCGGGTCGAAGACGGGTACAGCCTGTAAGTCCACCTGGTTGAACGCAGAAACAGGCTGTAAGTCGACTTGGTTGAACTGAAATACAGGCTGCAAGGGCACCGGGTCAAATTCTAAGACATGCTGCAAAGCTACCTGGTTAAATTCAGATACAGGCAGTGAGTTCACTTGGTTGAACTCTGTTGGAGGCTGGAGGGAAAAGGGGGCAGTGGGATCAAACATGGGTGCTTGCTGCAGGTCAGCTGGGGGGGGCAGAGCTGGGGGGGCCAGAGTAGGGTCAGACTCTGACAGGAGAGCAACGGGAGCAACAGGGGCAAGAAGCTGGGGTTCTGCGCTGAGGTCAAGAGTAAGAACAGGCTCCGATTGGAGGACAGGCATAGGATCAGAAGCTGAAAGGTCACCGCTGGGCGGGGGAGCAAGCTCTGGCTGGGGTCCAGGTTCGGGCTGGAGGGCGGGCTCAAGCGGCGGTTCGGGGGTGGGCTCAACAGTAGCAGCCTCAGGCATGGGAGGAAGGACCTCAGGCTCCGTGTTGAGCTGGGGAGCAGGAAAAGGCACTACCTCTGGTTCTGGTCCAGGATCAGCCTCAGGTTCAGGCACAGAGGTGGGGGCAGGAGCAGTGGAGGGCTGCATACATTCATACAGCAGGaaaggagtaggagaggagagccagATTCACAGAGTTCAGCAGAGCCATTCAATTGAGAGTTGTAGATAAATTATTAAcagaatcactgacatgttgGAAACCCAATAATATTCATAAAACATCATTGATTGTGTCCATTGAGATATTAGTACCGTTGAGCCCGGGTTAAGCAATGTTACAAAATATCCTTTAATTTGAGCAGTACAATAGCATTAAGAATCAGATGAGAAAATAGCATTGTCTTgcagattaaaaaaatatattatatataaaaagGTAGAATAGAAATATGTGAGGTGAAGTTATCCAAATCATATTCAATGATGATCTATGACAAAAGTCAGGAAAAGCAATTCAACGATGTTCAGCACATGAATAAGAAACGCATCCTTTTCTTACTTCACAGAAACTGTATTGTGAAACCTAGAGTTAGTGAAGTTGGACACTTTCCCAATGCCCCTACCACTTCCCTGTTTGAGCAATGAGACCAAAGCTACAGAGAGTGAATGAGCAGATATGTTTGCTCTGCATTACCATCAACTTTACCGCATACTGAACCGTATTCCACGTTGTTCATCGAATTGTCACAACTAAGGAATTATACATGtttcttccacacacacacacaaagtccttACCTCCTCAGGCTGAATAGGTTCTCCCTCTAATGCTGCTGCAATCTGTGAACAAAGGAACAACCCCAGCGGAATTAAACCAGGCTGACAGACCGCATTAggaccagacagacaacagactgACATGGCCTGAGGACATTCAGTGACGGTTCATTTCAAAACCTCACCTTTGCTGCTAGCTCCTCCTTCTTATATCCCAAAAGCTCCAGGTATTTTCCACGAGCATCATTCTCAAAGTTCACCTGAAAACACCATTTCACTTTGGTAGTAAAAGAcacgcaaaaaaaaaaagacacgCAATACTGTAAAACTTTGTTTTAACACCACAAGTCCCCATCCTTACCTTCAGGAAGGACCAGACGGTCTTCTCAAACTCGTTCTGGGCCGAGTCCATCTTCTCCTGGCAGAAGTCAACGAAGCTGCCAGCAGCCAGTGTGGCCTGCAGCTGGGCAGAGCGCTCCAGGAAGGTCGTCTCCGTAATCACCTGACTAATGTGAACCACATGGGCCGTGGGCTGCTGAGGCTGTTGGGGGTTGGGCTTGATGTTCTCCAACGACACCAGCTTACCACCAAACTGGATTTtggcggagggggggggggggggggggggggggcaggaagtGAACTTATTAGCACCATTTCAACATATCGATAGAATGTCTttagtgagagagacaggaaccAGCAGCAAAGAGTTGCCAGGAGGTGAGCTGTAGTGTGTCACTGGGCGGTATCATCATACATCCATGCATACGGCTTGACAAAGATAGCAGAGAAATTAAGGCAGAGAAGGTAGTGACTCACAGCGAAGGAGGCCCCCACGGGCCTGCGGATCCACTTGGGGGGCTTTTTGaggggggtgatggtggtggaggcGGGCGGGGCCTGGGAAAGCTGCAGGGGGGGAAGGGTCTGACCCATCCCAAATGGATCCATATTGCCAAATGACGTGCTGATCTAGAACATAGACATGCCACAgaaagtaaaatatatattttttttctcctctttttTTAAATAGATTATGTATTCATTCACACAAAGTGTCTCCAATGATGGGCTAAAATTGAAGCGAGTTTCCACTCCAAATCTCAGAATTCGTTGGAACCGCGTATGTAACCCGAAATGACCAACATGGAGGCCAGTTTCCAACCTCAACAGTGTTCATATGTGAAACTGTTTACCCACCGTGTCTGCCTGTGTCTGGCTGAAAGCCTGGCTGCTGCCCCCCATGATGGAGTAGATGCTGATGTGTCCGTCGAAGGCTGCGGCCGACAGCACCGCCGGGTTCCTGGGACACCACTGGATGTCAAAGCACCACTGGGTACTGGTAGGCAGCTCATACAGCACCTGGAGATGAAACAGCAGACAGGAATGCCTTTCTGGTTACATGTCTCCGTAATGATAATTATTAGCAGTGTACTGTAGTTTGTAGTTAGGGACCATGCTAAGAATAgcgagaccacacacacacacacacactcacctcggCGGTGTTGGGGTTCCAGCAGAGGATTCGGTTGTCTTTCCCGCAGCTCAGTAGCAGCTCAGGGTCCGCCAGGCTCCAGGCGATGGCCAGGACACCCCTGACGAACACACATACCCCCCCCGCAGATTTAATTAGCATAATGTAATCCGATCACATCCGATCTAATGAACACTTGCAATTAGTTCTGACATGTCTTGGGTGTGCCCTTTTGTTAACAGTCACACCAGAGGAGCGTGTTCTGATCACTCCTTAAATAGCAGTCATCCCCATCTCCCAGAGACCTCTAGTAACCAAGAACAGATTCATACCGCAGTCACATTCCTACGTGGTTCTCTCACAGAGTTCAGCCTCAACGGCTGAACATGATTCCATCCAATACAAAAGGTTGGACCGTGACAGTCAGTGGTTTTGACATGACTTTCTCCACGACTGGATACCAGATTCATTTGAAGTCATAATTTACCGTGTGTGGTTCTCCAGGACTTTGAGAGGGGAGGTGGCAAAACGCAGGTCCCAGATCTGGATCACTGGCATCCTGTCATCCTCCGAGGCCAGCACCAGCTGAGTAGCTACCTCGGGGTTCCATTCTAGCCCAGAGCAGtgcatctgaacacacacaagTTATCTATTAATTTACTTATTATAATGAATGTGTGGTTCTCTTTCTGCCTGCCATCTGTCACGTGGTGTTAATACTATGCTTGTACCAATGGTTGGAATCAGTACAGGGAACAGAACCAAAAACAATTTTATGATTTGAGGAACAGAACCCGAACcgaaagtgatctatactgttccggaacagaaccgttAATTTAAAAGCAACGTTCAGGGcattttttttcagtttcacaaaaATCACAACAAAgtgcctatgcaaagccctcactctgtcactcaaatGTATTCCAGTGCCCAccagctgaaaatctttgccagtgtCTGCGCGTGTAGGCCACCTGCCCTCTGAAGCATaagttactgtagcctactgacgacATTGCAAGCGtaattcagaaattagggagaggtgtttaattagagaagaatggattTACTTTTTCAacgctagttaaggatactatagttatccCGTTTCACACGgcatttattaactacaaaaaaggCAAGGCGTGTTTTTAATTCCAgtgctgctctgcacacacaagctagTTAACTAACGTTTGCTCTGGTCCAACGTTAAACCAACACCGATGTTGAAAGAtattcaaagttcctccatagaagccgcTCCTCCGTAGGTGTAGCTCTGTGGGCCTGATTCAATAAGATGCCCTGCGCTTCAAGGCAAGCTTCCCCCATCCTTTCTCctcaaaaatgtattttgcatCTCACGCCCTACACGGTGGCTggcagcacagtgtgtgtgtgtctgtctttcatTATTATTAAACCATGCGGTTATGGCAAAATACTATTTGTTCTTAACGACTTTCCTATAGAGATTAAAAATGGCTAACCCGCTCCACAGCAAGCTTCTCTATccacactgattggtgaagtaatttaaatGTTGAGGtatatggaaaaataaatgtatatatttcagaggtttaaaaaaaaaggaaCAATGTAAATCGGAACCAGTTTATCATAACTTTATTTTGCCGGTCGGAAACAGTGGAACGAAacgagagaagaaaaaaaaataacacTTCTGGAAAATAAtcttggttccaacccctggtttgTACTAATGTCAGAAGCCTCAGACCGATTCGGTTGCCAATCCTGTGTCTGTCCCAAAATAAGTGGCAAGCTTTTAACTGAAGGCGCTAGGAATACTTCCCACCCCCAAAAGTTTACAGAAAGCTGCAGGCCAGGGAGAGGACTTTTAAACTGGAGATGAAAGTGGCAGACTGAGCCCTAAACAGCAGACGTGCTTTCCGGTACGTACCCTGTTGCTGTGGTCGCTGACTTTGATGATTAGGTCGTTCTTGCGGAGGTCCCAGATGGAGGCGCGGCCGCTGGGGCTGGCTGAGGCCAGGATGTGTTGGACCTGCCTGTTCCACGCCACACAGCTGATGTCCTCTAGAGGCTGAAATAAACAAAAAGCCTGCTCACTCAAATGTTCCTCTACTATCAAATTACCTGGGTGCCGGATCCTCGTAGACAAGATAACATGAACATTTTTAAGGAAAGCACTCCAAAAAAAAGGTAAATTGTGACTACTTATGGTTTCCTTAATTAACCACGCAGAGACACGTTCTGGTGCCATTGAGTCTTACCTGAGTTTTAGGGCCTGGTGTCATCGGGGAGCCAAAGTTGTTTAGGTCCCAGATGTAGATCTCTGATTCGTTACCTCCGGAAGCCACCAGGTTGTCCTGGGGAAGGGGAGACGGAAGTAATGATTTATCATCACTAGctaacatgggggggggggggggacaatgtaaAGTACAGTAACGAACAACGAGATACACTTGACAGAGTTGGCGGAACAGTCAACAAAGGTCAGTAGACCAAAACGTTAGTATTCCAATAAAACAAAAGCAAGACGTTCTCAAGTGAGTTGAGCAATATCTCAACGTGCATATTATGCACAGAAAAGTATCATGCCAAAGCGGTTAGTGAGAGCATAGTTACAGTTAGTTCGGTGTACCTACCTGGAAGGAGTTGACATCAAGGGCTCTAACTGGCCCGCTGTGTTTGTTACTCTGAGCGATGACAACGTCACCGTGTCCAGCAATGATCTTGGCCGGGTCGTAAAGGATGACGTCGCCGTTCTCTCCCCCTGCGATGAGCACTCCAGACGGGAGACCCTGTGCATCCATGCCGTGGGGACCCCACGCCAGCTTATGGTATCTGATTGAGTGTGATAAGAGCAGTCTGAGCTTTGACGTATGTTTTCTAAACCTACCCAAGAGTTGACTTGCTCTGATGCTTGTTGTACCCTTGTCAGAACCATTCACCAATCTTTGTTGATTGACTATACTTGTTGTTTTTCCAGTAACCTGAGCTTTAACCACTACAGTTTTCACAACTACGATTCCCTACCCGGGTTTACTATACTACCTGAGATACCTGAAGAAATATAATTTACTAAGAATCCTGTTGAAAGAaagggggctcccgagtggcgctgcggtctaaggcactgcatcttttggggcggcaggtagcctagtggttagagcgttggactagtaaccgaaaggttgcaagaacaaatcccagagctgacaagattaaaaaataaataaaaatgtgaaaataagaatttgttcttaactgacttgcctagttaaataaaaggtcaaataaaaatctcagtactagaggtgtcactacagaccatggttcgattccaggctgtatcacaaccagccgtgattgggagtcccatggggtggcgcacaattggcccagcgtcgtccgggttaggccgtcattgtaaataagaatttgtccttaactgacttgcctagttaaataaaaaataaaaaaactgggTTTGGGTTACAGCTAGTGCTAAGGTTTCActacctgtgagaggaggagtaTGCTCCACGGAGCTTCATgtccagagaaggctcggccagGTCCAGCTCAAAGATCTCCAGAGAGGCGGAGGTACTGAAGGAGGCATCCAGCTGCTGGGCTGACGTacctggacacagagacagacgggTGAGCAGTCAGCAATACCTGACCAGGTAGACGCACTAACAGGACAGCTGTTCAGACAACAAATATTAAACGAGTCAGTTTTCAAGGATATTCAAAAACTTGTGGCTCATGACGAGACTATGACTCCAACATAGAGAGGAGAATAGCTGCTCCTGCAGCTCAACTCTTTCTGAAATTTAATCTGGAAAATTGATGCATCACCCCTGTCAGTGCAACATGTACAGTTGGGGGTCTTGAATTATGGGATCCCTTGATGATAAGCAAAAAataatgtataaaataaataacacaaatactgagctatattgtatggaAAGACATTCTGGGAAATTATATTTAATACCAAaaaattgctcagagaaatagaTTGTGTAACAAATAATAACGGGGGGGAGGGTTAAAAATGATTGGATCCCGTTTTCAATATTCCAGCACCCTCCCCTTACGAGGATaacgacactgagcctttttataaaatgtttaatgagattggagaacacagtgggagggatcttagaccattccacAATACGGAATAAGGTTTTCAGTCGAGTTTAAgcctggagactgagatggccattgaaaAATGATGATTTttgttgtgtgcttagggtattgtcttgctggaagattcaCGTGAGGCCAAGTTccagccttctggcagaggcaCGCAAGGTGTTTGGCTAAAATGTTCTGGTATCATTCATGATACTGTTGACCTTAACAGGGGcaccaggaccagtggaagcaaaatagccccataacatcaaagatccttCCCCATATTTTACAGTTGAGATTAGGTATTTTCTGCATTGCTCTTTCAAAAGTCAAACACCCTGGTGTGCATGGCCAAATACCTTTATTTTTTATGACTATAGCACCGAtttcaatccaagtgccaatgccgttgAGCAAACTCAAGgcagtgctatggtcagatgacatgaaaatagagctctttggccacgcacacgaACGCCCGAGTTGGCCTTCAAAAGAACGCATATGCAGAAAATACCTACTTCCGGTCGTCAAATATGTCCGAGATTCTCAGTAAAGTGTACAAAAGATACCTGCTGCCAGGTACACAGGATGGTGCTGTGCTGGGCTCCAGCTCTGGATGGCCGTGCGGTTGATCTCTTTGAGCTTCATTCTGATGGGGAGAAAACAACCCAAACAAGAA harbors:
- the sec31a gene encoding protein transport protein Sec31A isoform X10, with protein sequence MERMKLKEINRTAIQSWSPAQHHPVYLAAGTSAQQLDASFSTSASLEIFELDLAEPSLDMKLRGAYSSSHRYHKLAWGPHGMDAQGLPSGVLIAGGENGDVILYDPAKIIAGHGDVVIAQSNKHSGPVRALDVNSFQDNLVASGGNESEIYIWDLNNFGSPMTPGPKTQPLEDISCVAWNRQVQHILASASPSGRASIWDLRKNDLIIKVSDHSNRMHCSGLEWNPEVATQLVLASEDDRMPVIQIWDLRFATSPLKVLENHTRGVLAIAWSLADPELLLSCGKDNRILCWNPNTAEVLYELPTSTQWCFDIQWCPRNPAVLSAAAFDGHISIYSIMGGSSQAFSQTQADTISTSFGNMDPFGMGQTLPPLQLSQAPPASTTITPLKKPPKWIRRPVGASFAFGGKLVSLENIKPNPQQPQQPTAHVVHISQVITETTFLERSAQLQATLAAGSFVDFCQEKMDSAQNEFEKTVWSFLKVNFENDARGKYLELLGYKKEELAAKIAAALEGEPIQPEEPSTAPAPTSVPEPEADPGPEPEVVPFPAPQLNTEPEVLPPMPEAATVEPTPEPPLEPALQPEPGPQPELAPPPSGDLSASDPMPVLQSEPVLTLDLSAEPQLLAPVAPVALLSESDPTLAPPALPPPADLQQAPMFDPTAPFSLQPPTEFNQVNSLPVSEFNQVDLQAVPVFDPTSTMPSLQSAVQLDLAPPVSTLQPLADPGLPPEDPFDLIAAANLQPAAEVELTPAPEAEDPFDLIAATNLQPAAEVELSPAPEAEDPFDLIAAANLQPAAEVELSPAPEAEDPFDLIAATNLQPAAEVELTPALEPEAEDPFDLIAAANLQPAAEVEVTGRLEPLAAEVDLTEGLGAEPIAQEEMPVNEEIPLEEEAAPPAEASLPGEAPVPEGIKLRVSQGVDGLITQALLTGDFQGAVELCLHDNRMADSIILAIAGGAELLEKTQRKYFTKTHSKITKLISAVVMRDWRDVLQTCELQNWKEALAAVMTYAQPEEFSSLCDLLGCRLEAVEDCTLQAQACLCYICAGNVEKLVTCWTRAQDRHCPLSLQDLVEKVVVLRKAVEQNQESDPCAVGLLLGEKMSQYASLLASQGSLTNAIAYLPQNTEQVAVQQLRDRLSRALGQQAPAAAPVAQLPSPQPTAAQPRQLFTPAQPSMVTQQPALAPVPAAATAPQQYYQPVRSASTVTSWSNQTPTALPSVPPPHLGPATTEPQVQPTPPMYGMPPSGSAAPPASSSAAYPPMYSHQYQRPQNGWNDPPTLSRVPKKKVPENYTPPSPIMAPIFSPLGAGDPQQPPYMPPGQAQNQAPYQGMQQQMAPPPMNPGMLKTRGGSVEGAPGAPTGDTIQPLQSIPAEKITMKPIPDEHLVLKNTFEGLIHKCLAAATDPQTKRKLDDANKRLEALYDKLREQTLSPAIIGGLHNMVQCIESRSYVESLNIHTHIVSSSNFSETSAFMPVLKVVLTQANKLGV